The DNA region tcgtccagctggaagaccttccagacgacttataataagtcgtctactaagtcgtccagctggaagaccttccagacgacttaattaagtgaagatggaaaggtacctgactcaagatagcagctttcatgaatctgcggcctctgctgccgtcgtaagccagaatcggtggagacggactgtttgctctgggtagaccaatactagcacccaatcccggaatagcttcgtacgcccagacctgaagaacttgtataaagccatccacggtgtaacagccagtaatatctttgttccacaaagagtccatcagcaccttaaacgcgactctcccccatggataattctcaaacctttctaaatccatcactagccttgcgagagtagctcgtgtagcgcttgagaactttttcccttcaatgaatccagtgaagatggaaaggtacgcgagtcgcttgcgatcttccctggaccaatccccgcatctcttcagtgctgctattatctgatcagtacttggcccagcttcccgatgaactcccatcatctcccagaaagaaaccatctgtggggtaacttcacattctggtgtctcaaggtcctcgatgtagtcgcagtttagaccagtgatgttttcaaactctaacagtgaaaacctcgcaggttctggaccaacgagacaccacatctcgtacttcttcttaatgtccagctttaaaccgagcaagtggtgaaccagccttgaagcccaaccaaatccctgctccttgaacttgatgaaaactcccaatctcgactccttgagctcttcaaattcagcatcagtgagagcttccctaagagcagtatgcaacttcgtgttatccgtatgatacgaaatgctattgtggggttctggctcttcccctaatgtgtataacctacgggggagttctggaatatccatcctttttgtctgcaaaataatcaaagacaacaatagaagtcagaacacaagctaaatcaatcacgccttaattgttactccagacgacttagtagacgacttaaatataagtcgtctagaaagtcgtccaactggacgacttagttgacgacttatatttaagtcgtctggaaagtcttccaaatggacgtactaagtcgtccaggttgaagactttccagacgacttacttacaagtcttccagtagaaaaatttcaagcgaacctgattagtcgcagaaggagttcgagtactcgtcattgtggttatagatctgaaaaaataaacgtgaaacggtgagaatgagtaaattgaaagagacaacgttttatgttcatcttttccacgagtttgatgacttaccggcgttagggtttacagagaaacggcgctacggtttacagagaagaagcggcggcgctagggtttagaagaagcggcggcgctagggtttagaagaaacggcggtgctagctagtgtttagagtaagcggcggtgagaacgtgggtgagcacggtggcgagggcgacggtttgttcggaaatagtggaagcgggggcgctagggtttagaggaatcggcggcgctagggttagaagaagctgcggcgacaacggtgagaatgaagtgagatagatagccgacgttgagaacgatggttgttcggaaatagtgggaattcgaatcgcctttgatatcgccggtgagagagaactgttagggtttctgttcgcggaaaatgaaaaaaaaaaaaaaatcaccttatatattgggtaaataatccggttagctttaaaagtacattggtaaactttaaggtttggtccggtttagacgattattctggctgataatgtacatcagacgacctaatatttagtcgtctgggaacagaagactaaatattaagtcgtccaataccctaaaatgaacccctaaactaaaatgactaaattaacttactaaccacgttataaaatcaaattatacttcaatagtgtttactatacacagaaatgaacacgcctaggtaattttaaaaattttcaaaaacggttttaatgctttccaaaatctaaccctaagaacacatacaatactacaacatatgttgatgaaacataaactaaagaatatcatgactcactactttcactcatctgggctgaaaacaattgaaatttgttatatattaatttatatctcttaagacatatgttaattacataattccaatttttcacttatcaaaatattttttacaaaatttttaaattatgtttaagaataactgtccagacgacttaatttaaagtcgtctggacgacttattttcaagtcgtctgtttacagacgacttgcgaggggtagaaacgtaaaaaaaaatccgtttttttgtttgttcacaaggagatagttgtaatttcaatagccttttaggttacttttgcctttgacccaagttggggtactcttttgggtttgactccaagttttgagtcacaattggtaattctcccatTTATTTAATCCGATTTTTAGGTAGATTCTATAGATGTTATGTTCATAATGAATTTAACTTGAGGATAGTAAACGAGTTTTTATACGAACATTTtatcaacaaaaagaaaatttaaaacacaATGTGTATTTTCCAGGTTGTGGCAGGACGCCTGAATCTAACGTTCTTGCTTTAATTATTAGTTAGCTATAATGATCATTATATATTCAATTTCCCTTTAATCAAATCTTGTCTttgaaaataatcaaatctcCATCCGGAGATTAGGTACGTGACATCATTGATTCgggtttaatttctttttatcaaaaaaaaaataatgactCAAAGAGAGAGATATACATGAGTAGATTCTTGTCTTTCTCTAGTGTTATAATCATGGCAGTTAAATGGATTTACTTTTACAACATAGCTAAATGCatgtttagttagttaattaacatacagaacttgattagtgacaaattttaaaaactaactCATTTCTTAGGGCATTTATAGCATTTATAGCATCACTAACTCATTTCTATTTTTACTTCTAaattactctctccgtttcaaattatatgtcgttctagagcaaaatttttgtttcaaaataagtgtcgttttcggttttctatgcaaaatttattgaaaatattctctattctatttttatattggttgatgtgtattggtaatagtatttttattttggaaatatgtaaaactaaatattttcttaatctgtgtgcaaagacttagaacgacaaataatatgaaacggagagagtagcATTTATAGTCAAAATCACTTCAATTCATCTCTATTTTTGCCTTTAAAGTAAAGATTcctatttttatctataaatagagaaaaaacattttttctatattttactttatatttaaaaatatttatttcagagaatacattggagtaaaattCATCTCTGTTATAGAATTCATCTATTCTATAGGTAAAAATTGAGAAACACAATGAAGATGGTCTAATGAAGTTGATCGCATAACTGTTGTAATgtctttcaccaaaaaaaattatttgtaatgtaaattaagaaatttcagagtttgatcattatattttttttttgaaagaattttaaatttttattcatcTCAAAAAAACTTGTTTACAGTGTAAAAACTGTTAACTGCTTAATAAAAGAAAGATAAACATCTCATCTCAAATCTTTTCTCCTATACTTATTTTCTCCCAAACCAAATCTCCATCATTTGCACATATTTGGCCCCCTTTTTCTTCCTGAGAGACGTTATCCTGTTTTTTACCACTGTTTCCAGTCTTGCAATCAAGCAACCAACCGGCCTCAGAGGTTCTCCAATTCTTCTTGTATTTCTCTCCATCCATAACGCATATATTACTGCTTGGAAACAGTATCTTAGCAGACATGTCGAGAGTCTGTTTTGCAATCCATTCACCGAGTTTGATCATTATAAATGGTAATACTATCTTAGACTTAAATCAATCTCTACACTGTACATAGACAAGTGTAAATCAGTTTGTCTCCGGCGAACATACTTTTTACTGTCTAAGTAACACCGTGAATGATTTCACAATATAGgtaaataaacaaatttagaaaaaatatatgcGGGGAATCTGAAACACTTGGTAACGAGCATGTGCGTCTAGCCTCGTCCGTTCGTACGTTGCAATTCCTCATTAgacaaaaaacaaagagaaacagagaagagaagTTAATTGTTATGCACATTTTTAGTAACTGATGTAACCGAAATAGAGgctatacatatatacattgaTGTATGTACGTTCAACGACAACCACTCATAGTCCATGTCTTAAACAATCCTTCCCAGTGTAGtttataattaatcaatttaTTTAGGGGGAAAATGACTAAAAGAGAAATAGATGAACCTATCTGGATACAAACCATTTTTACGTGATTGAATTTGTTTTGTGGAATTGATTTTAGTCCATGTTTTGGTAGACAACTTCATCTTCATGCACACCAAGTATTACTGAAGAAACTTAGGTggtccagtttttttttttttaacttcatcACTTATATAAATCTTATTCTGTTTTCTATGAATTGGCCTGGCCCTGTTCTGCAGTAATTTGTGCATTTTATGATTCATTAATGGCTCCTTTTCTTGGTATCAATTTTTCCCCACCATTCTTTTCCTAGTTGCATTGTTATAGACCAAGGATGTTAAAGGGTCCAAATTTATCTACGGAGTTTGTATACCAAGTTACTGGTGAGGAAAAAATCACTTCTTTTAACATAATCTTACCAGTGCCGGTCTGTGGCATAAACCACATAAATGGCTGATTAGGGCACATAGACTACTGTGTGAAAAAAATCCATTATAgatgtttattgttttttttcctatgtAAACGTATGTTTTGTCTACTTAGGCTTAGGATCGATCATAGATATATTTGGGAATGTTTGGGCCGGCACCGACTCTTACCTCCGATCTGAAAAGTTTTTATGGTTCCAAAATCAATAATTtcttggttacataaaaatCCACTTAAACACCACTACAATATAACTAGCTCTTGTTAGCGACGTACGTACGTCCTTTCTTTGCAACGTCTTAATAGTCCAGCTTCAAGCAGTAAACGACATGTCTAATGTCTTATTAGATGAAGCACAGCGATCAACATATTGTTCTTAACATGTAACTTTTAAccttttttgtaattttcaacTTTAAGATTATCTccacataaaaaatataaagaaaacactAAATTTCTAACATTTCAATCATTATGACAGAGAAAAAAGGTCTATGACATATATATAGCTATGGGCGAACCCACGTTCACTAAAGAGGAGGCAGTTGCCCCACAATAATgtgaaaaatagttttttttttgcttaagaaATAGCAAGTTTCTGTAGCATTATTGGTTTTTATTATGTGTATGTCCCCTTAGACCAAGGTTCAAATCTCCTCATGCACTTTTACTtaccttttatttattttatgccCCACTAAAACTTTTTTCTAGATTCGCCGCTGTATATAGCTAGCTAACTTCATTCTTGAAATAGTACTACTGTAAttgtaaaagaagaaaataaataacacCGAAGAGAGCTGGCCCTCAtcaataaattttcttttcttttatgtgatgataataataagatgtgaaaaagagaaaatgagaGAGAATGATGGTGTGGACTGTGGAGGTATGGAGAGATTTGTACTATACACTGCGCACACTTTTGAAGTGCACGTCTGTGTGGTGTTGCTGGCCTTCACCAAACTCTGTATCAACTTTCAACCTAACCTAAACCTTATAAATCGGTTGTCACGTGATTAACCAACGTTTATATTGTGTAACTGTATCACGTGACAGTATCTTGTCTCCATCTATACTAACTGAACCGGTTATTTTTTGAGCGGAGGGTGGTCTGTTTTGGGTTTCAAAGTTCTGAAATAAAAGTGAGTGAATGATAAAGCCCAGCCCACCCAgctgatttaatatttttaataatggctAAAACAGGCCTTACTGTTTCGGCTTATAGAAGGCCTTACCAAAGTgggtatatatataacattttccGCGAGGACTCTTTGGTGTGTCTATATTAAGCCCTGGCCCAATTTAGATTTTATCTCGTTTTGCAAATGTACAGTTGATAGCAATATGTATAATTTCATCCAACAAAAGAAAGCAGAATCTACACATTAGACACGCGAGCTTCCAATACTTTTCTGGGGGTTTACAGAGACGTGTATAGAGAGTTACGCGATATAAATAAATTCATCTATAGTAATATAGCCCCACAAGATCGACCCAATATATTCGCTTGTGTTTATCTTAGTCATTTTCTTTTAACTCAACTTAGCTTTGTTATTTCCAAATCGAAGTCGAACATCATGCCAAATGTTCAAGAGAAATAAAACAATAAGATTCCTTAAGTGTGCCCCCGTGTTTATAAAAACCTTTTCTATAAAATAGGTTGAAAAACGAGCGAACCTTTCTTTGATTTTAatgatcttttttttgaacaaccttTGATTTTAATGATCACAAACTATTAATAATGTTCCAAGTTCCAACATTTTGAGTTCTAATATTTGGTCTTGATGAGAAACAATATGAGTACATTATCATCCAAGTGTAGTTAGTTCAACTACGTAGAAGAGGATTtgttaaatcatataaaaatggGTATAACTAAAACCAATATAAGTGTtgctaaacaaaaaaaactaaaaccaataTGCGTAAGAGAATAAGACTACTGGACGTAAGAGACAAAAGGGCCGCTGGTTTCAGTTTTCTCTACACACATACGTACCCACAGAAAATAGCCCTAATCGtaatttttaatcaattctTTCATTTTCATAATTTCAAATCAAACTCTATAATGTATGAACATGAACCTGTATGCATTTTGGTctagttgaaataaataaagctgCAAGTAACCTTGGTATTCCAAACTCTATAATGCATAAACCATCAACCATGTGTGAAGATACAAATTTAACGAAAGTGGTGAAAGAtcataattttacttttttctcGATGCACTCCTATAGCGTCTAATTATTCCCTAAACACCCAATCTTTAGTTTTCCAAAATTTATATTCACTTATCGttaaaatagtttgaaaaaCAAGTAAGAAAAACAATGAGCGTGACGAAGGGAATTGTGTAAACTGTAAAATGATCAAAAGGTAAAGGCAATATAGAAATAAGTTCCGTGATTGGATCGATGGCTCCTAATGGCTAATGGATTTCGCTTCGCTGTCCTTCCAAAGAATCTTCTCATCATTTTTTCTTGTCGAGAAATTAATTATGTTTCTCTGTCTGATACCTAATATTTTCGGTAACTATTTATACGAATCCACTAAAAATGTATCTCGTATATAACTCGAACTAAAGATTAGATACAGACACATGTATTCGTACACATTCCAACTGGAACGTATCTCATTCCAAGTGGCAGTACAGTGCTCGTACATATAGAAAAGGACATGGAGATGATACTTACGTATCTATCTATTCATGAATGTGTAGTTTGTAAGCTATTctgtttctttatatatatatgggggTGGTTTTTAAAGTAGAAAAATTGTTAGAACATATGCCAGATATATATCGTATACTTGTGGGGTTTAGGATGGAGACAAtatcattttcataaatacataTACAGTATTATTGTAACTTTTAGAAAGTATTATGACATTTTTGACTTTTCTCACTAAGTGTATTCTTTCCGAATCTTTATAATCTAATGCTAAAACAAGTAGGTGTGTATGTTACCTTTGTTTTCAAGCCTTAATTAATGAATCtaacagatgacaaaaaaaaaactgataattCTAAATTGTTGTAGAGAAAATTTACTTTAATGATATGATAGCTTTTATTAATCATTATAATAAGTTactttttgtaaatattataaatatttaaaaataaaattattcatgGCGGCAGTTAAATGATGTCATGtcttatttttcaaaaattatattttattattattagtgataatttataaaaatcacttttcaaataatgttgaaataaattaaacaatctcATATGGAGTAAATACTACGAAGAGAGCAGAGCTATAATCTATCTGTTACCTgtgttttacaaaatttagaaaaaaaaatctacctTATCTAGCATTAATTTAGGGTTACAATTTTTATCCAAATAGACTATAAACAGTCTAAAGTACACAATTTACGCGATAAATTATTCCAATAATTGCGAATGATTATGTGTACCGGAGACTGTACTTTTTACTTTGCGGAGAACGTAAAGACACAAAAAAAGTTGAACACCCGTCAGACGAATCAGAAAATGGGCTAATAGTCTTTCTTTCACATGGTCTTGGTCGGATACACTTTTCAATTCATTAAATACATTTTAGCGTTGTTAACTTTCTTTATTTGGAATACTCTAAATTTCCTACAAAATATTGGTTATATTATTTAATCCATGAAATATAATTCCTtcgtattttaaaatataatagtttagtatttatacagattttaataaacataattttattttaatatatttgtttttcaataaaattctactctacatatttttattgtaaaacaATTGCATTAGTTAAaatccaaaacatcactttcagTTAAAAAGATGAACTCATAGTAGTAATTcactaatttgtattttattgaaaaaaagaCTGTATTTACTTTGAATACAGAagattgattttttaattttttttctttatataacaaaaattgatgttttaaactaaaacataaattaaaaaaagtaGAAGTTTACTGGAATCAGCATTGCAATTTCTCTAGGAAATAGTGATGTTTGAAAGTacttaaacataaatattgatTGTAAGAAATTACAGAGAAATGAGTTAATACTTAATACTCAAATCAGAAGCCCTTTGAAACCTCCTCCCTATTTCATCCGACCGAGTGTTCATCTGTCTTATTACATTTACAGTCAACTTGGTATCGAACCCGGCTTACACACCTTTTAACCGCCATCTCCTTCTCTACTCAGTGAGTACCaatataatcaaatatttaatatgaattaaaaagTAACCCGAAGGCGATTAAAATTAGCACCATCGAATCAATGACGATTTATTCATAATTTTGTCTTCTTCCTTCACATGGCGATCAAACTCGTACCGATTCAAACCGGGTCAAAAAACCGACACTCTTCACCGTCGATCTCAAAAGAATCACCAGACGGCTTTCTCTACAACGCCGTGAAGCAACGGCCGAGATTCGATCAAAAGATCAAGCTTGCTGTTGATTCCTACGTGGCATTTCTGGAGATCGTCGGGACAAGTAGTACACCGGTTCGACCGGGAAATAAACCGGATGGCTTCCTCGAAAACCGATTCTTCACAAGGGATAACCAGCGGTCCCTGGTTAACGAAACCGTACTCCTCCTCGGCTTGGACAAGGAGATTACTCAGGATCGGATGGTTCAGGTACGACGCGCGCACCACGAATCTCCTGCAACCACTTCCCACGCACACCGCCACGTGTCCAGATGGAACATCCGATGGCACAAAGCGGCCGACCGAGGATAAACGTGCTTTGTTTCGCCATCGCCGGAGCATTTGCCTGAGCCTCACAATGTGGCGGATCTTGCTGCATTTTCCGACACCTTCGgtcattgttttctttttttctttcttctctgtttAGTCAATGTTGAAGTAGGAAAAGACGGGATCTTGAACTgctgtttcttctttcttctcacgAGGGAGTGGATTTGAGCATTTGAGAGAGACGAAGTTTAAATAGTGAAGGGAAAACAAAATGCCACCAAGTTTTTGAGATAATTACGAAATtgtcttctctgttttttttttaaatagtgtATAACTCTAAAAAGTATTAATGGTTCACattgaaaaatatttgtttttataaaaacacaattatagAAACAATTGTAAACAATTGTATTTTGATtagggttatatatatatatttaattattatggtTCACATTAAAAAGTActgtatttgttttttataattgtGCTTATGGACCGGTTATGGGAACAAATGCTTGGCccttaatttatatatatatacaggaTAAGATTCGTATTTTGATGTATCTATCACTCTGTTGATTATACAGTAAACATGAAAAGACATTAAAATTTGTTTGCAAGAAAACAAAGGTACTAACTCTGTTGACAAAAagacttttgaattttgaataatCGTTCATAAAATGTTGCCAAGCTAAAATCAAATTGAAATAAgttcttagtttttcttttttctaggTTTTAAGTAACTTTTTAAAGTTTTGCTACagatgaaaatttgaaataaataaaaatcaaccaCATGGATAGCAGCCAGCAGGAATTATTAAGGTAATTAATTCATGTTAATGATAAGCAAAGCACATTACATAATTGTATAAGCTTCTATCTCACCACTAGCGGTTAATTAAATGATAACAGAAGATGCTTCTTTTTGTATCCCCAATCAACGTAACTTTATTTTCCagaaatatatgttttcttaacaTAAATTGAATTAATAATATCACAACGTACCAAggcacttttttttttgtagtttcgAATGTGTCCATGCCTCCATGTGCGGCGATGCCCCATCTCGATTTTTTTGTATCTTGCTTTTGAAAAATATTCTCACAACAAGCAGCCAAACCAATTATGCAAAAACTAATCAttatatcttaaattttaaaacgaatcatataatATTGAAATCCATAATATGCAAATGTTGCCCTCGGTCAAATGCGACGTGCCTAAGCTCTCCAACTTCGTTATAATCAATAAATTTAGGTGGTTTGATTACACATGCggacataatttttttataagtatttattagtttatattttattaattcaaaattagcatggtaagttattatttatatttaaaaaataaacatcaaattatttatatatgaattttttatcaATCAAAGTTATGATTAATATTgtgttcaaattttaaaaaacacttactaattaaacatattttagaagatatatttatacaaatattttttcttaattatttttaactataaaatgcattatatcttaatttttaaatttatattcaaaaatattatttttagataataacaAGTATATCATAGAGTAATCTtgctttttaaaatatattttgaccatttattatatttagttataattaattatctaatataatagataaatcTAGTATTAGTAAcctattttttgttatataataaattaaatataaaattcatgaaatataatattgatattagctactataacttttaacgtgatATTTGATAATAGAAgatattattttcaataataacacatatatttaagaattatcttacctattaaaatatatatttaacaatttattatattaaattatagtaattagttatttaatataacaaataaatataacattaataacataaaattcgtttttggtTATATAAAGTTCATTAATGGTATATAACTACTATAACTTTTAAGGTAAAAGTTTCATTGCGAAAAATTATTtcgcaaataatattatagattatGATTGACATCG from Raphanus sativus cultivar WK10039 chromosome 8, ASM80110v3, whole genome shotgun sequence includes:
- the LOC108820713 gene encoding protein SMALL AUXIN UP-REGULATED RNA 12-like, translated to MTEGVGKCSKIRHIVRLRQMLRRWRNKARLSSVGRFVPSDVPSGHVAVCVGSGCRRFVVRASYLNHPILSNLLVQAEEEYGFVNQGPLVIPCEESVFEEAIRFISRSNRCTTCPDDLQKCHVGINSKLDLLIESRPLLHGVVEKAVW